Proteins co-encoded in one Flavobacteriaceae bacterium MAR_2009_75 genomic window:
- a CDS encoding nucleotidyltransferase AbiEii toxin of type IV toxin-antitoxin system yields the protein MDEWFKLSEDDRRIVINQASVKSGLLPVAVEKDLWVMIALQAIFSTEVAEHLVFKGGTSLSKAWEIIERFSEDIDLAIDRSFFGFKGELSRTQVKNLRKASCKYVAEKFHILLEKALLKNGVKEFELSVTEFEESDTDPLAIEIRYKSLVEQQKYLQPRILLEISSRSLIEPYENKKLSSIISEIYPNENFIDQPINIPTVIPTRTFIEKMFLLHEEFQKPKDRKIRSERMTRHLYDISRLMDTEYLEKVISDRGLYDTIIAHRSKLTKVSWVDYEKHGYSTLNFIPPKEIIDEYEKDYEAMKESMFYGKTDSFDDLMKKLKELNKKINNLE from the coding sequence ATGGATGAGTGGTTTAAACTTAGCGAAGACGATAGAAGAATTGTAATAAATCAAGCAAGCGTAAAGAGTGGATTACTTCCTGTAGCTGTGGAAAAAGATTTATGGGTTATGATAGCTTTGCAAGCCATATTTTCAACAGAAGTCGCTGAACATTTAGTTTTTAAAGGAGGAACATCCCTAAGTAAAGCTTGGGAAATTATAGAAAGATTTTCAGAAGACATTGATTTAGCTATTGATAGGTCATTTTTTGGTTTTAAAGGAGAATTAAGTAGGACTCAAGTTAAAAATCTTAGAAAGGCATCCTGCAAGTATGTTGCCGAAAAATTCCACATCCTTCTTGAAAAAGCTCTTTTAAAAAACGGAGTTAAAGAGTTTGAATTGAGCGTTACTGAATTTGAAGAATCTGATACAGACCCATTAGCAATAGAAATAAGATATAAATCATTGGTCGAACAACAAAAATATTTACAACCGAGAATATTACTAGAAATTAGTTCAAGGTCACTCATTGAACCATATGAAAACAAAAAGTTGTCATCAATTATAAGTGAAATTTATCCAAATGAAAATTTCATTGACCAACCAATAAATATCCCAACTGTAATCCCAACGAGAACTTTTATTGAAAAGATGTTCTTATTACACGAAGAATTCCAAAAGCCAAAAGATAGAAAAATTAGAAGTGAACGAATGACAAGACATCTTTATGATATTTCAAGACTAATGGATACAGAATATTTAGAAAAAGTAATTTCTGACAGAGGTTTGTATGACACAATTATAGCACATAGAAGTAAATTAACAAAAGTCTCTTGGGTAGATTATGAAAAACACGGATATAGCACCTTAAACTTTATACCACCGAAAGAGATCATAGATGAGTATGAAAAAGATTATGAAGCAATGAAAGAAAGTATGTTTTATGGAAAAACAGATTCATTTGATGATCTAATGAAAAAATTAAAAGAACTGAACAAAAAAATAAATAATTTAGAATAA